The sequence GGTTTGAGAATCCCAATTCCAGCGGCATTCACCAGTACGTCAATCCGACCAAAGGTAGCCACCGCCTCATTCATCAGGTTTTGCACCTGCGCCGGGTCGGTAATGTCCGTGGGTACTTTTAAGCCACCGGGGGCGGATAGAGTGTCCAACGCCTCTGGATGCCGCCCTGCCAAAACCAACTTTGCCCCCAAGGGATGCAACCGCTCGACCACGGCTCGCCCAATCCCCCCGGTAGCACCCACCACGACAATGACTTTATCCTGCAACATCTGTTACATTTCTTAAAACTCTGTTCACTATAGCAAATCGGGTGAGCGTGTCACAATGGGCGGGGAGTAGGGGGCAAAGCGGGTGCGAACGGGATTGCTGGTGGCGGTGGTGGTGATGACCTATGTGGGGTTGGGGCTGGGGCGTTGGCCGGGGGTGGGGCTGAACCGACCGACGATTGCCTGGGTGGGGGTGGCGGGGGTGGTGGCCTTGGGGGGCATGACGGTGCCGGGGGCGTGGCAGGCGGTGGATGGGCGGACGATGGTGTTTTTGCTGAGCATGATGCTGGTGAATGGGGCGTTGACCGAGGCGGGGGTGTTTGGGTGGCTGTTGCAGGGGTTGGTGCGCCACAGTCGGCATCCCCTGGGGCTACTGCTGGTGGTGACGGGGGGGACGGGGGTGCTGTCGGCGTTTTTGCTGAATGATACCTTGGCTTTGGTGGCAACACCCTTGCTCCTGCGGGTGACCCAAACTTTGGGGGTGAATCCGGTGCCCTACCTGCTGGCCTTGGCGGCGGCAACGAATGTGGGTTCCGTGGCGACCCTGGGCGGCAATCCCCAGAATATTCTGGTGGGGGGGTTGTCTGGGATCAGTTATGGCTGGTTTGCCCAGGTGATGGTGCCGGTCGCAGTGGTGGGGTTGCTGTTGGTGGCGGGCTGGGTGTGGCTGTTGTATCCCGAGGTGCGTTCCCGGCAACGGTTTCCGGCGGTGACCTTGGCGTGGACAACACCGGCGCAGGGGTTGGGGTTCCATCTGCTGGTGACAGGGGGGTTACTGTTGGGGTTGGCGGCGGGGGTGCCCTTGGCGGAAGCGGCGTGGGTGGGGGCGGCGGTACTGCTGTGTCGCCACGGACGGCATCCGGAAACCTTGCTGGCGCAGGTGGATTGGGGACTGCTGGTGTTGTTTGGGGGGTTGTTTGTACTCACCCAGACCACCCGGGATTTGGGAATTCTCCAGCCGTTGGCGGATTTGGCGACCCACCCGTGGGAGTGGCTGGGGGTGACAACCCTACTGTCCAATTTGATTTCCAATGTGCCGACGGTTCTGCTCCTGTCTGCGGTCATCCCAGCGGCGGATACCCAGGGCTGGCTGTTGTTGGCGGCGGGGGCGACCCTGGCGGGGAATTTGACCCTGTTTGGGGCGGTGGCTAATCTGATTACCGTGGAGGCGGCGGGGCGGGCGGGGTATCCCGTCTCCTTTGTCAGCCATCTGCGCCTGGGGGTGCCCGTGACCCTTTCTACCCTGGGAGTGGCTTACCTCTGGATTCGGGCGGTCGGGTAGGTCAGGGGGTCACTTCCCGCAGGTGAATGACATCCCGGTAGGGGTCCACGTGGGTCACTTGCACCTGGAGGTGTTCCCCCAATTTCACGGGTCGTTGCACCCGCATCCCCAATTCCAGCCCCAGTTCCTCTAACAGCACCAGCACCAGGTCCATGTCCTCCCGCAACCAGCGCAGTACCAGGGCGGTCCACACCCCTTGGCCGTGGCGGCGCAGGTATTCCAGACTCCAATAGCGGTTGGTTTGCCGTTCCACCAGACTCGCCTCCTGGGTGGCCGCCGTCACACTCTGGAGAATGCTTTGCAATTCCGCCGCTGCAAAGACCGGGGCTTCCCCCCGCAGGTGCGCCTTGAGTTGCCAATGGGCAAGCAAATCCCCATAGCGGCGAATCGGGGACGTGGCCTGCACATAGGCATCTAGCCCCAAACTGGCATGACGACCAGGGGTAACACTCACCTCGCTTTTGGTCAAACAGCGGCGAATCGCACAGGTGCGCACCGGCCCCCCCGGCAGTTGCAACAATTCCTCCTCCGAGGGCAATTCCGGCTGGGGTTGGGAACGAAAGGGCATGGCTAACCCAGCGTTTTGGGCATAGCGAGCCGTCACCTCCCCCGCCAGGATCATCATTTCCGCCACCATCAACCGGGCTGGGGAAGGCTGTTGCAACCGCACCTCCACCTGGTCATCAGTAACTTTGATGTCCGCCTCCGGCATCTGAATCTGGATTGCTCCTTGGGCTAACCGCCAATGTAACCGCCGTTCCGCCCATTGGGATAGGTGCAGAAGTTCCCGTTCCCGCTCAATTTGCAACTGGAGCAATTCATCCACATCCTCATAGGTGAGGCGGTAGGTGGGGCGCACCCAACTGGCGGTGATCTGAAACTCGGCAATTGCCCCGGACGGCTCTAAAATCACCCCGAAACTGAGGGCACAACAGGTCTGCCCCTGCTGTAAACTCATGGGTCCGGTCGCCAAAACCTCCGGGAACATGGGAATCACCCCGGTGGGCAAATACACGCTCGTACTGCGGCGGCGGGCTTCCTGGTCCAAAATATCCCCTGGGGTCAGCCACCGCCCCGGGTCGGCAATGTGAATCCACAACCGCTCCCGCCCATCGGGCAACAGCTCCCAACTCAACCCGTCATCAATTTCCTTGGTGCTAATATCGTCAATGGTATAGACCTTCAGGGCGGTCAAATCCTTCCGCCAAGGGGCATCCAGGTCGGTGGGCGGGTCTTCAACACGCATGGCAACCGCCTCCAAAACAGCCGGGGGAAAGGTGGTGGGCAGGGAACTGCGCCGCAGTGCCAGGTTTTCGTGGGGATGCCACCAACCCAAATCCACGAGCAATTCATGGGCTCCCGCTGGGGTGACCGGGCGATCCAGATGCGCCAGCAATTCCGCTACGGGACGGGACTCCTGCCCCTCCAGGATAACAAATTGTTCTAGTTGCTCTAGGAGATGCCGTTCTTTCCCAGACCAGGTGACGGTTTCCCCTTGGAGTGCCTGCTGAATTTTGCTGTAAAATGTATTAACTTCTTCTTGCTTTTGCGCCGCCTTTTCCAACTGATGGCGAATGTCTTGCACCTGTTGGGGGGAGCGGGGTTCGTAGTAGTCCCCCTTTTGTTTGAAAAAAATCCGGTCTTGACTCAGCAGGCGGTGGGCGGCGTAGCAAATCGGCGGGTCGGTCTGGTTAAAAATTAATTGCGCCAGTTCCTGGGGGTTGGTGAGCCGGTGGTCGGGGCTGAGCAATTCCCAGGCTAATTCCAGGGCATCCGGGTCCTGGTAGGCACGGGCGGCTTGTTCAAATTCAGGGATATCCTCGGCTAGGTAGGTGCGTCCCGGCACGGCAAAGCTGATCTGGCGGGGATGCAGGCTGTAGTTGCGCCCCTGGGCATCGCTGGCGATCCAGTTTTTTTTGCCATCCGGGCGTTGGATCACCCCCAAGCGGGTGCCGCCGTCGGTCTGAAATTCGATTAAGGTGCCCTTGTCCACGGTGGCGATTTGGTTACTAGCCTCTGGTTGCACAGGTTCTATTTCTATTATGAACCGGGGGGTCACAGTTCCCGGCGACCTTCGAGGGCTTTGGCGAGGGTCAGTTCGTCCGCATACTCCAAATCCCCCCCTACGGGCAGACCGGAGGCGATGCGGGTCACCCGGGTCAAAGGTTGCAACAGCCGCCCCAGGTATAAAATCGTGGTTTCGCCTTCGATGGTGGGGCTGAGGGCGAGAATCACTTCCTTGGGCTGGGTTTCCCCCACCCGTTTGACCAGGGCGTTGATGGTCAGTTGTTCGGGGCCGATGCCGTCCATTGGGGAAATCACCCCCCCCAGCACGTGGTATTTGCCCCGGTATTCCCGGGTTTTTTCCAGGGCAATCACATCCCGGGAGTCGGTGACCACGCAAATGGTCTGGTTGTCCCGCTCTGGGTTGGCGCAAATCTCACAGATGGGTGCCGCCGACAGGTGATAACAGATTTGGCAGTGCCCCACCTGTTGTTTGGCTTCCAACAGGGCGGTCGCCAGGGCGTGGATTTCCTGTTCTGGTTGTTTGACCAAATGGAGTGCCAACCGTTGGGCGGATTTGGGACCAATGCCAGGAAGGCGTTGCAGGCGTTCGATCAACCGGGCGAGGGGACGGGTGTAGGCGGAACTCAAGGAGCAACCCCAGGGCAATCCCTTTATGTTATGGCTATCTTAGCGGCTGATCACCGGGGCGGGTTCCCCTGCTGGGACAAAAATCAAGGCGACCCCATTGATGCAATAGCGTTCGCCGGTGGGACGGGGTCCATCGGGAAATACGTGCCCCAAATGACCGCCGCAGGTGTTGCAGTGGACTTCGACCCGGCGCATCCCGTAGGACAGGTCTTCGCTGGTGCCCACCGCTCCGGGAACTGGGGCATAAAAGCTGGGCCAGCCGGTACCGCTGTTGAACTTAGTATCCGAGGTGAACAGGAGGGTGCCACACCCGGCGCAGTAGTAATTCCCTGGGGCGTAATTTTTGTCCAGGGGGCTACTGCCTGCCCGTTCCGTGCCGTGCTGGCGGAGGATGCGAAATTGCTCCGGTTTCAGGATTTTTTGCCATTCCTCATCGGTGCGGGGCAAAGGGGCGGGGGGTTCCATAGGGGACTCACAGATGGATAGGAGGTCAATCGGTTTCTACCGATTTCTAATATAACGTTACGGACAGGGCAGGCGGTGGGTTGGCGGGCAGTTAGAATTGAAAAAATGAGTTTCCCCTTGCGCCAACCGTGCTTGCCGACCACCCTACGACCCATTCCCCTGCCACGCCGCTGGTGCCCCACCGGCAGATGATCGCCATTCTGGATTTTGGTTCCCAGTATTCGGAATTGATCGCCCGCCGCATCCGGGAAACCCAAGTTTACTCGGAAGTGTTGCCCTACCACACCACCGTCGAGCAGTTGCGGGCTTGGCAACCCCGGGGGATTATCCTCTCCGGGGGCCCCAATTCCGTCTATGACCGGGGGGCGCCCCAGTGTGACCCGGGGATTTGGCAGTTGGGGATTCCCATCCTGGGGGTGTGTTACGGGATGCAGTTGATGGTGCAACAGTTGGGGGGGCGGGTGGTGCGCTCGGCCCTGGGGGAATACGGCAAGGCGGCACTGCACATTGACGACCCGACGGATTTATTGACCAATGTGGAGGACGGCACCACCATGTGGATGAGCCACGGGGACAGTGTGGTGCAACTGCCGGAGGGGTTTGCCATTTTAGCGCATACGGAAAATTGCCCCTGTGCGGCCATTGCCGACCACCAGCACAACTGGTATGGAGTGCAATTTCACCCGGAGGTGGTGCATTCCCAGGGGGGGATGGCGCTGATCCGCAATTTTGTCTATCACATCTGCGGCTGTGAACCCACCTGGACGACGGCGGCCTTTGTGGAGGAAGCCATTAATGAAATCCGGGTGAAAGTCGGGGACAAGCGGGTGCTGCTGGCCCTGTCCGGGGGGGTGGATTCCTCGACCTTGGCGTTTTTGTTGCACCGGGCGATTGGCAATCAACTCACCTGTGTGTTTATTGACCAGGGCTTTATGCGCAAGTTGGAACCGGAGCGACTGGTCAAACTTTTCCATGAGCAATTTCATATCCCGGTGGAGTATGTCAACGCCCGGGAGCGGTTTTTGCAGGCGATCAAGGGGGTGACGGACCCGGAGGAAAAACGGCGGGTGATCGGGCATGAATTTATCCGGGTGTTTGAAAGCGAATCCAAACGTTTGGGCCCGTTTGACTATCTCGCCCAGGGAACCCTCTACCCGGATGTGATCGAATCGGCGGGGGGTGCCCTTGACCCCCAAACCGGGGAGCGGGTGGCGGTGAAAATCAAAAGCCATCACAACGTGGGGGGACTGCCCAAGGATTTGCAATTTAAGCTGATTGAACCCCTGCGCCGTCTGTTCAAGGACGAGGTGCGTAAGGTCGCCCGGGCTTTGAAGCTCCCGGATGAGATCATCCAACGGCAACCCTTTCCGGGACCCGGTTTAGCCATTCGCATCATTGGGGAAGTCACCCCGGAACGGCTGGAAACCCTGCGGGAAGCGGATTGGATCGTCCGGCAGGAAATCAACCGGCATGGCTTGTACAACCAACTGTGGCAGTCCTTTGCGGTGCTCTTGCCCGTGCGTTCCGTGGGGGTGATGGGGGATAAACGCACCTATGCTTACCCGATTGTCCTGCGCTTTGTCACCAGCGAAGATGGGATGACGGCGGATTGGGCACGGGTACCCCACGAGTTTTTGGAACTGGTCGCCAACCGGATTGTCAACGAAGTGCCGGGGGTCAATCGGGTGGTGTATGACATCACCTCCAAACCGCCGGGGACGATTGAGTGGGAATAGGTAGCCGCTCAGGCGGGGATGGGTTATACTGCACTCTTGGTGGTGGCGGTCATGCCCAGGGTGCTGACCCCAAGGGAAATCGCCAGATACCGCTTTGTTTCTGCCCGGTCGTGGGGGTTGCTGGGGGTACGCCAAGGTACCAGTGCGGCGGTAGCTTCCCGATGAGGACGCTGTTCACCTTTACTAAGTTCTATGACTTTGACCCCTCGCTTGATTCATCCGGTTGCCAATGGTCATTTGCCCAAGTTAGCTGATGGGGCTATAGCTGAAGATAATAATTTCGTGATCGTCACCAACCCGAACCCGGAAGTTTATTTAGACAGCGAACCGGTCATCCGCAGTCAAAAGACCGACCCGGAGTTGGGGCAACGGGTGGCGCAATTTTTGATCGCTAAAGGGGTAGCCACACCCCAGGTGGAGACGGGTTTGGATGATACCCAAAAGCGCACGTTGATTGCCCGGCATTTTGCGGAAATTATGCGAATTTTGGGTTTGGATTTGCGGGACGATAGTTTGGCAGATACCCCCCGGCGGGTGGCGCAGATGTACGTGGATGAAATTTTCTATGGTTTGGACTGGCGCAATTTCCCCAAATGCACCACGGTGGACAACAAGATGGGCTATAGCTCGATGGTGGTGGAGCGGAATATCAATGTGCAGAGCAATTGTGAGCATCACTTTGTAATCATTGATGGCCGGGCCCATGTGGCTTATATTCCCAAGGAAAAGGTGTTGGGGCTATCCAAGATCAACCGGGTGGTCGAGTACTTTGCCAAGCGTCCCCAGATTCAGGAGCGGTTGACGGAGCAGATTTTCTATGCCCTGTCCTACATTCTGGAAACGGAGGATATTGCGGTGCTGATCCAGGCGAAGCACTACTGTGTCAAATCCCGGGGGGTGGAGGATGTGAATTCCGATACGGTGACGAGTAAGCTGGGGGGGGTATTTCTCCTGAGTACGGCGACCCGTTCGGAGTTTATGCGGTTGGTGCATGGGGCGGTGATTTCCTAGGGATTTTGGTGTAATCTGCAATTAAAACCAGGTGTGCCTATGGATGCGACATTCCCAGAACCGACCGCTGAAACCAACCTGATGGATGATGTGGAGACGGTGATCAGTTCTTTGGCGGAGGCGGATTCTGCCCAAGTCAGCCATTTGGAACAGGGGTGTGTCTGGCGGTTTCGCTATGGCACGGCGCAAGTTTACGTGCAGATGACCGGGGTGACCCCCGATGATACCTTTACCGTCTGGTCGGCGATTCTGAAGTTGCCGGTACAAAATCCGCTGGAATTGTATCAACAACTGTTGGCATTGAATTGGGCGACGACGATGGAGGCCCGCTTTGCGATTTTGGACCAGGAGGTGGTGGTGGTGGGCACCCGCTCGGTGATGGAATTAGACCCTTCGGAAATCGCCCGTATGATTACGATTGTGGCATCTTTAGCCGACCTATACGACGAGGAGTTGCAGGCGAAATTCCCGGCGGTGGCATGAACCGTTGGCGGCTGCGGATTCACCAACTGCTCGCCCAACCGACCTCCCGTCTGGCGGCGAGTGTTTTGTCCAAGTACCGCCTGCGCCTGCTGGGTACAGTGTTGTTGAATGTGGGCACCGGTTTGCTGGAGGGTTCGACCTACCTCTCGGTGTACCTGGCGTTGAGTGTTTTGGGGGATGAGCAGTTTCGTGTCCCGTTTTTGTGGCGGTGGGTGGGGGACTGGCCCCGTTTGCAGGTGGTGGCGCTGTTGGTGGTGATTGCCCTGGGGTTTCAGGTTCTTCAAAGTGCTTTGAAGTATTTCAGCATCCTGATCACTAGCTATCTGGGCAATCGGATCAGTATGTACGTAAGCCAATTGTTATTTGAGCGGATGTTACATTTTAGTTTTCCCTGTATTAGCCGTTATCGGCACGGGGAGTTGGTGAATTTTTTAGATTTGGGCATCTTGTCCAGTAGCCTGGTTTTAACCAGTAATCGTCTGGTGTTGGCGATGTGCCTGATGGCTTCCTACCTGGCGGTTTTGATTTGGATTTCCCCCTTGGTGTTGTTGTCAACCCTGGTTTTATCGGCGACGTTGATCTGGATGCAACGGCAAATTATCCCTCGGATTCAAAAGGCCGCCTTTTCCCTCACGGGGGAATCTGCCGATGTTAAAAGCCATATGGTCGAGAGCCTCCAGGCCCTGCGGGTGATTTACAGTTTTAATCGCCATGACTACACCCTGGCGCAATTGCGGTATCTGCAACGGAATGTCCTGCGGCTGATTGACCGGCAGGTGGCCTGGAGTACCTTGCCTGACCCGCTTTCCTCGGTTTTGTCCACGACGGTACTTTCCGTGATGCTGTTGGGGGGGCTGTGGGTACTAAGCCAGGGCCGTCCCGTGAATTTGCTTTTGCCCACCTTGGCCACGTTTATTTCGGCCTACAACCGGTTTGCCGCCCAGAGCCAGAATTTGGTGCGGATGTCCACGGAATTGGGGGTGCTGTGCGGTTCCCTGCAGATGTTAAATGGGTTTCTCGACCCCCAGGATAAGGAATTTTTGCGGACGGAGGGCTTGCCGTTTGCGGGCATCCAGCGGGAAATCCGGTTTGACCGGGTGACGTTGCAGTATCCGGGGACGGCGGCACCGGCGGTGGTGGATTTGAGTTTTACCCTCCCGGCGGGGCAGGTGACCGCTTTGGTGGGGGCTTCCGGGGCGGGGAAATCCTCCGTAGCGGACCTGCTGATTGGTCTGTATGAACCCACGGCGGGGCAAATTCTGGTGGATGGGGTGGACCGGCGGGAACTGTCCTTGGCGGACTGGTGGCAGTATCTGGGGGTGGTGAGTCAGGATAATTTTGTGTTCAATGCCACGATTCGGGAAAATATCCGTTTTGGCCGGTTGGAGGCGACGGATGCGGAGGTGGAGCGGGCGGCAGAGGCGGCCTATGCGGCGGAATTTATCGAGCGGTTGCCCGAGGGGTACGATACGGTGGTGGGGGAACGGGGCTACCGGCTTTCCGGGGGACAGCGGCAACGGTTGGCCCTGGCACGGGCGATTTTGCGCCAACCCAAACTGTTAGTACTGGATGAGGCCACCTCGGCTCTGGATTCCCAATCGGAGGCTTTGGTGCAACAGGCTTTGTATGCTTTTCAACAAAACCGCACGGTCCTGGTGATTGCCCACCGGTTGTCCACGATTCGCAATGCCGACCAAATCCTGGTGCTGGAGCAGGGGCGCTTGGTGGAGCAGGGCACCCACGAGGAATTGCTCCGCCGGGGGGGAGCCTATGCCCACTACTGGCAGTTGCAGGTGGCGGGGCAAAAACCGGCTCCGGAGTTAGGGGCGAGGGCGTAAATGCTATTCTGGGGCTAACCCTTCGCTGAGAACCAGTTATGACGTGGGCAATGGTAACGGTCTGTGGTTACGTGGCGGCCAAACCGACGATTCGCCATTTTGAACGGGGCACGGTGCTGTGCAGTTTTCCCCTGTACGTAAGCCGCCGCAAAACGGAAGGGGAGGAGGTTCCCCCCTTGAAATTTCAGGTGGAAATATGGGGCAATCAGGCGGAAACGGCCATGAATTTATTGGATAAGGGGGCACGCACCACCGTCACCGGGCGGCTGGATGAAGACCATTACACGGATAAAGAGGGACAACCGGCCACGGCGTTGAAAATCCGCTTTGCGGAGGTGTTGGATTACGGGGTGAAACCGGCGGAGGAACCGGCACCGGCCAGTCCATGACCGCAGATGAACACTACATGACCCGTTGCCTGGAGTTGGCCCAACAGGCGTGGGGACGTACCAGTCCCAATCCCTTGGTGGGGGCGGTGATTGTCCAAGCCGGGCAGGTGGTGGGGGAGGGGTTCCATCCCCAGGCGGGACAGCCCCATGCGGAGGTGTTTGCTCTGCGGGCGGCGGGGGATCAGGCTCGGGGGGCCACCCTCTATGTGAACTTGGAGCCGTGTAATCACTTTGGCCGTACTCCCCCCTGTACGGAAGCGGTGATCCAAGCCGGGATTCGGCGGGTGGTGGTGGGGATGATTGACCCCGACCCCCGGGTGACAGGGAGCGGGATTGCCCGGTTACGGCAGGCGGGCATTGAGGTGACGGTGGGGGTGTTGGCCGAGGACTGTCAGGCTCTCAACGAAGGGTTTTGCCATCGGGTGCAGACCGGGCGGGCCTTTGGCATTCTCAAGTACGCCATGACCCTAGATGGAAAAATTGCCAGCAGTACGGGGGACAGCCTCTGGATCACGGGGGAGGCGGCCCGGCAATGGGTTTATCGCCTGCGTTCCCGTTGTGATGCGGTGATCACCGGCGGGAATACGGTGCGGCGGGACAATCCGGCCTTGACCACCCACGGGTTAACCCCCCATTCGCCCCTGCGGGTGGTGTTGTCCCACAGCCTGAATTTGCCCTGGGATGCCCAGGTGTGGCAGGGGGATGAACAGCGGCGCACCCTATTGATCACGCCCCGGCGGGCCGAGCGACCAGCGCTATTAGAAAAACTCCAGGCTTTGGGGGTAGAGGTGCTGGAACTAGAACCCTGTACTCCGGCAACGGTGGTGGCAGAACTGACCCAGCGGGGTTGTAATACGGTGCTGTGGGAATGTGGGGGGACTCTGGCGGCCCAGGCGATCCGGGCAGGGGCCGTGCAAAAAATCATGGCGTTTATCGCCCCAAAACTCATTGGGGGTGTCCAGGCACCGACCCCGGTGGGGGACTTGGGCGTGACCCAGATGCAGAGGGCACTGGCATTAACCCGTTGTCACCTGGAACCCATCGGGCAGGATTGGCTCATCCAAGGTTATCTCCCAGCCGAGACCCCACCCTTGGGAATTATCTAAATTACGGCAATCTGAATGACTTTACCAGGGGCTACCGATGAGGGTAAACGCCGCCCAGTAGTAGGGATGGTTCAACACCTGATCCCCCCGCTGGGCAATCGCTGACGGCACCGGAATGCCGCCCCGCACCCCCCGCAGTTCGCCCCCTTTAATCGTGACTTTCCCTCGCAACATGGCAATTTGCGCCTGCCGCAATGCCTCCGCCTTGATGGGTGCCTGCCGCAGATTTTTGTAAAACTCGGTCATCAACGCCAGGGTGCCCTCATCCGACACATACCACAGGGAAGCTAGGGCACTTTTCACCCCCGCCTGCACCGCCAAACCCGCAAACCCCAATTCCGCACTCACATCCCCCACCGACGTCCGACAGGCACTCAGGGTCAACAATTCCACCACATTCGGTTCCCGCAGAGGCAATTGCCGCAGTTGAGGTAAATTCAACCGTTGATTGTTGCCAAATTCAATGTAAGAATCGCTCAATCGTCCCGGGGCAAAATCCGCATGGGTCGCCAAGTGGATGATGGGATAACCGCCCTGCAATCGCTCCTGGGTCAAGCGTTGCACCGTAAATTCCTGATTCAAAAAGGACTGCCCCGGCCATTCCTCCGTAATCACCTTCAATTCCACCGGTACCGCTGGTAAAGGCGCTTGATTGGCAAAGGTATCGGCCCCCATCGCCAACACCCGACTATCCCGCAGGTTGCGGTAACGGGTATCAATCAAATTCACGCTGGGAATCAGAGCCGTGCTGTATTTTTCCACCAAAAACCGCTGGCCATCATGCAGAGCCGCCACGGGCAATAACCGCAAGCCATTGTCCATCGAGAACAGCAGGGTATCAATCCCCTGGGCTTGCAATTCTTTTTCAATGGGCGCAATGAACCACCGGTACAACTGCTGGGCATCTTTTAGGTAAGCATCGCTGGTACGCTGGCGGGGGTCTCTCAAAGCATTCAAAAATCGTTCCACCACCGGCATCAAGTTGGCTCGTTTCGCTTCAGGAATCCCCCGCACCACGGGCTGGACTTTGGCTTCCCGCTGGGCAAATGGCTCGGTGGACGCAACCAAACCTGCTCTAGCCACCCCTGCCCGACTCCCCGGCGGAATAGCGGCAATCGTCAACTGCTGTTCATCCACCACCAAATAAACAATGGCGGTTTTTTTGCCCGTTTCCTTAGCCAAGCGACTGAGCATATTCCCAATCGCTTCGACCGAGTTTAAGTTATTAATGGGGCTGACTCCTAAAAAGCGATCAAATTCCTTGGTAAATAAGGTATCTAGTGGCAAAATTGCCGCAAAATCCCCGCTACCTAATGCTGTTCTGATTTCCCCGCCAAAAGGGACAATACTAGTAGTTCCCTCTTGGGGAGTTTGGATAGTACCGGAATCAATTACAAGGAGACCATCCCCAGAAAAACTTTCCAGGCTACCAGTATTGATATTGCCGCCTGCACCCAAAAAGATACCTTCACTGGTAATATCACCGGTTTGGATATTGCCAAACTCATTAACAATCAGGACAACCCCGGCAAGACTCAATAGTTCAGCGGTATTGATACTACTTGCCTCCCCAAAGGTAGCAATACCAATGCTTCCCAAGAGGGTAGCGATATTACCAGTACGGATATTGCCGGAAGTGCTAACAATGAAAACATCCCCAAGCAAGGTAATGATATCGCCGGTTTGGATATTGCCGAACTCGCTAATAATATTGACATTCCCAAGGGCAGAAGTGATGTTACCAGATTTAACATTACCGGAAGTGCTACCAGTGCTACCGACGAGGACATCCAAAGAAGCAGTAATATCACCGGTTTCAATGTTGCCGGACTCGCTGACAACGCTAACTTTC comes from Synechococcus sp. C9 and encodes:
- a CDS encoding single-stranded DNA-binding protein, with amino-acid sequence MTWAMVTVCGYVAAKPTIRHFERGTVLCSFPLYVSRRKTEGEEVPPLKFQVEIWGNQAETAMNLLDKGARTTVTGRLDEDHYTDKEGQPATALKIRFAEVLDYGVKPAEEPAPASP
- the ribD gene encoding bifunctional diaminohydroxyphosphoribosylaminopyrimidine deaminase/5-amino-6-(5-phosphoribosylamino)uracil reductase RibD; its protein translation is MTADEHYMTRCLELAQQAWGRTSPNPLVGAVIVQAGQVVGEGFHPQAGQPHAEVFALRAAGDQARGATLYVNLEPCNHFGRTPPCTEAVIQAGIRRVVVGMIDPDPRVTGSGIARLRQAGIEVTVGVLAEDCQALNEGFCHRVQTGRAFGILKYAMTLDGKIASSTGDSLWITGEAARQWVYRLRSRCDAVITGGNTVRRDNPALTTHGLTPHSPLRVVLSHSLNLPWDAQVWQGDEQRRTLLITPRRAERPALLEKLQALGVEVLELEPCTPATVVAELTQRGCNTVLWECGGTLAAQAIRAGAVQKIMAFIAPKLIGGVQAPTPVGDLGVTQMQRALALTRCHLEPIGQDWLIQGYLPAETPPLGII
- a CDS encoding ABC transporter ATP-binding protein; translation: MNRWRLRIHQLLAQPTSRLAASVLSKYRLRLLGTVLLNVGTGLLEGSTYLSVYLALSVLGDEQFRVPFLWRWVGDWPRLQVVALLVVIALGFQVLQSALKYFSILITSYLGNRISMYVSQLLFERMLHFSFPCISRYRHGELVNFLDLGILSSSLVLTSNRLVLAMCLMASYLAVLIWISPLVLLSTLVLSATLIWMQRQIIPRIQKAAFSLTGESADVKSHMVESLQALRVIYSFNRHDYTLAQLRYLQRNVLRLIDRQVAWSTLPDPLSSVLSTTVLSVMLLGGLWVLSQGRPVNLLLPTLATFISAYNRFAAQSQNLVRMSTELGVLCGSLQMLNGFLDPQDKEFLRTEGLPFAGIQREIRFDRVTLQYPGTAAPAVVDLSFTLPAGQVTALVGASGAGKSSVADLLIGLYEPTAGQILVDGVDRRELSLADWWQYLGVVSQDNFVFNATIRENIRFGRLEATDAEVERAAEAAYAAEFIERLPEGYDTVVGERGYRLSGGQRQRLALARAILRQPKLLVLDEATSALDSQSEALVQQALYAFQQNRTVLVIAHRLSTIRNADQILVLEQGRLVEQGTHEELLRRGGAYAHYWQLQVAGQKPAPELGARA